Proteins from a genomic interval of Marmoricola sp. OAE513:
- a CDS encoding S8/S53 family peptidase: MPDEKNKPTWLDRRAERLSREDADASAARREARMAAVAAAKEARLKEIRPRGLDPAKALPPAPGGFAPKPTWYAATRLMVSQEALLTESNLLADIVLIAGELGIVVDTDDADRLAAIEPLEEDAPPEYRTHFAVLRLAPDDSAPEAPDAWVLLQRVRRHRGSRVGGLGLDHLLMIGDVTANPFTSGHPFTSGHPFTSGHPFTSGHPFTSGHPFTSGHPFTSGHPWTEGSGGAVDSYGYPGSGGRQPIAYVGPEPRRISEDALGGGRRPVVALLDTGCGTHPWLDDVVQKGIQLDGEDIGYGKASKTNPLEPDVIPDQAGMLDGDLDTFSGHGTFMAGLVHQACPDADILAWRITPSAGPITESDLLTALGKIAELVNRYRKNQEGGRAIDILALSLGYYHETAEDIAFDASLHKPLADLSALGVTVVVSAGNDSTLRPCFPAAFSPWISGNGPYKVDGSVVPVVSVGALNPNGSDALFSNAGDWVRAFAPGAAVMSTVPTNFEGGYEPVARINLDGRIRESIDPDDYRSGFGLWSGTSFAAPLWAGLMAQWMGPVPKTADDSKSAVARAWPLITQGSDQKKKLEP, translated from the coding sequence ATGCCTGATGAGAAGAACAAGCCCACCTGGCTCGACCGTCGCGCAGAACGGCTCAGTCGCGAGGACGCGGACGCGTCTGCCGCACGACGAGAAGCACGGATGGCCGCGGTCGCGGCCGCCAAGGAAGCCCGCCTGAAGGAGATCCGACCGCGCGGCCTGGACCCGGCGAAGGCGCTGCCCCCAGCACCGGGCGGGTTCGCGCCCAAACCGACCTGGTACGCCGCCACGCGGCTCATGGTCTCGCAGGAGGCACTCCTCACCGAGAGCAATCTGCTGGCGGATATCGTCCTGATCGCCGGCGAGCTCGGCATCGTCGTCGACACCGACGACGCCGACCGTCTCGCAGCGATCGAACCTCTCGAGGAGGACGCTCCGCCGGAGTACCGGACTCACTTCGCCGTGCTCCGCCTGGCTCCTGACGACAGCGCTCCCGAAGCACCCGATGCCTGGGTGCTTCTCCAACGCGTGCGTCGGCACCGTGGCAGCCGGGTCGGCGGGCTCGGCCTGGACCACTTGTTGATGATCGGTGATGTCACGGCCAACCCGTTCACCTCGGGTCACCCGTTCACTTCGGGTCACCCCTTCACTTCGGGTCACCCCTTCACCTCCGGTCACCCGTTCACGTCCGGCCACCCGTTCACCTCCGGCCACCCGTTCACCTCCGGGCATCCGTGGACTGAAGGGTCAGGCGGCGCCGTCGACTCCTACGGCTACCCGGGGTCGGGCGGTCGTCAGCCCATCGCCTACGTCGGGCCGGAGCCTCGAAGGATCTCGGAGGATGCGCTCGGCGGGGGACGTCGCCCGGTGGTTGCGCTACTGGACACGGGTTGCGGCACGCACCCGTGGCTCGACGACGTGGTCCAGAAGGGCATCCAGCTGGACGGCGAGGACATCGGCTACGGGAAAGCGAGCAAGACCAACCCGCTCGAACCCGACGTCATCCCGGACCAGGCGGGCATGCTCGACGGCGATCTCGACACCTTCTCCGGCCACGGGACCTTCATGGCTGGCCTGGTGCACCAGGCCTGCCCGGACGCCGACATCCTCGCGTGGCGAATCACCCCGTCGGCCGGACCGATCACCGAGAGCGACCTGCTCACCGCGCTCGGCAAGATCGCCGAGCTGGTCAACCGATACCGCAAGAACCAGGAGGGCGGTCGTGCCATCGACATCCTCGCGCTCTCGCTCGGCTACTACCACGAGACGGCCGAGGACATCGCCTTTGACGCCTCGCTGCACAAGCCGCTCGCGGACCTCAGCGCGCTGGGCGTCACTGTGGTGGTCTCGGCCGGGAACGACTCGACGCTGCGCCCCTGCTTCCCTGCTGCGTTCTCGCCGTGGATCTCGGGGAACGGGCCTTACAAGGTCGACGGCTCGGTGGTCCCGGTCGTCTCCGTCGGCGCCCTCAACCCGAACGGGAGCGACGCGTTGTTCAGCAACGCCGGGGACTGGGTGCGCGCTTTCGCGCCCGGCGCGGCCGTGATGAGCACCGTGCCGACGAACTTCGAGGGCGGCTACGAACCGGTGGCCCGGATCAACCTCGACGGCCGGATCCGGGAGTCCATCGACCCGGACGACTACCGCAGCGGGTTCGGGCTATGGAGTGGAACCTCGTTCGCGGCGCCGTTGTGGGCCGGTCTGATGGCCCAGTGGATGGGCCCCGTCCCGAAGACTGCGGACGACAGCAAGTCGGCAGTCGCCAGGGCCTGGCCTCTCATCACCCAGGGCAGCGACCAGAAGAAGAAGCTCGAGCCGTGA
- a CDS encoding sigma-70 family RNA polymerase sigma factor: MINVQGPGTTRWTASAAAFTAWRDGDREALDELVRLLSPTLWQIARAAGLDRASAEDVVQNAWLALVDHAPTIENPMAVSGWLCTTARREAWRTSKKVRREQATDDDVLGSSLPVVDGPEDDVVLADDRARLRLCLSRLEQRCQALLRMLAAGPRPEYAEVSAALDMPVGSIGPTRARCLDKLRAELVSEGAA; this comes from the coding sequence GTGATCAACGTGCAAGGTCCAGGTACTACCCGGTGGACGGCGTCGGCCGCCGCGTTCACGGCGTGGCGCGACGGCGACCGGGAGGCGCTCGACGAGCTGGTGCGGCTGCTCAGTCCGACGCTGTGGCAGATCGCCCGCGCGGCAGGACTCGACCGGGCCTCGGCCGAGGACGTCGTCCAGAACGCGTGGCTCGCGCTGGTCGACCACGCGCCCACCATCGAGAACCCGATGGCCGTCTCCGGCTGGTTGTGCACGACCGCGCGTCGCGAGGCCTGGCGGACGAGCAAGAAGGTGCGCCGCGAGCAGGCCACCGACGACGACGTCCTGGGCTCCTCGTTGCCGGTGGTCGACGGACCCGAGGACGACGTGGTGCTCGCTGATGACCGCGCTCGGCTGCGGCTCTGCCTCAGCCGGCTGGAGCAGCGCTGCCAGGCACTATTGCGGATGCTCGCCGCGGGGCCGCGCCCCGAGTACGCCGAGGTGTCGGCCGCCCTGGACATGCCGGTCGGGAGCATCGGCCCGACCCGGGCGCGCTGCCTCGACAAGCTCCGTGCCGAGCTGGTCAGCGAAGGAGCCGCGTGA